A stretch of DNA from Malus sylvestris chromosome 9, drMalSylv7.2, whole genome shotgun sequence:
catcaatcgaactacaaccaaaaggtgttgcgacgttttaatgaggataaagcaaagccttcgagtacacccatcgtcgttcggactctagatgctaaacaaGATCCCTTTAGTCtaaaggaggatgaggaaaaGATTTTAGAACCCaaagttccttacctaagtgcaattggggctttattgtacttggctcaatgcactagacccgacatctccttcgctgttaatcttttggcaagatacaacaATGAGCCTACACACaggcactggaatggtgttaaagacattttccactacctcaagggtacgacggatttgggcttgttctatacccaCGAATCTTCGAGTGTTGCCGTCCCTTATGGTCATCAGATTGATTTTCACCTTGTTGGTTACACAGATGCTGGAtatctgtctgacccacataTGTCACGTTCTCAAATGggctatgtctttaccgttggagacaccACTATATCTTGGaagtctaccaagcaaacgtTAGTTGCGACTTCATCgtaccatgctgagattctcgcccTACATGAAGCATTGCATGAATGCTTTTAGTTGAGAGaagttatggaacatattcgaagcactagtggtcttacattagtcgttgaccttcctacgatgatctttgaagacaatgtagcatgtatcgagcagttaaagaagggatacatcaagggagacaacaccaagcacattgtgctgaagttcttttactcacaccagcagcagcagcatcagaacattgaagtcaagcaaatccgttcccaggacaacttggccgatctcttcaccaagtcattgcccaagtctacttgcagaagctcgtccaaggaatcggtatacgtaaattatctgagttaaATCGCTTGTAattctcttatttagaagttatatCAAACTaagggggagtatctagaagcatgctcacttgatcttaatgtactctttttcctatgattagaagcatttttcccactgggtctTTGCTACCTAATGAgattttaatgaggcacccatcctgggatgatcatactttgttgagttcactacttttgtccttgacgtttgttttagacattatgcatacttctcaattttctcattagtctatgggttttctccAAACCCTTGGGTTTTacaatagcgaggttttgtgagttttactacaaatgcatacttTCTTAAATTTGAGACTTGCGTTCATCCGTTatgccgatgacttcatcaactattctaccttatctactgaagatctgatgcaatggtttgttgagtatttacacactcaagagggagtgttgcaatcatatttataataggaatgtgattgtgcaaATCCTAATAGATATGGGAATATATCTTAtgttcctattaggagttgattacctattaaatgttgtaatcctaaggggaaaggtttttacctatcctactactataaataaaggcacaatggggtgatacaaacacacctcacaattaaatcactttttcctctctctaaaccctatagatcgttcaatcaaataggcctacaacatatgtgtgtgtgtgtgtgtgtgtacatataaaGGGAATAGTCGACAGTGCTCTAAGTCAAGCCATTGCGAATAACAAATTGAAGCGATGAAATCATAGCAAGGAATCCTAACTAGGTAGCTATTCTATCATGTACGTAAACAAAGATTTGATAACACAATTCAGTGATGTTACGGTCATTAAAAAATTACTCCATAATGGCATGATTGTTGTACAACGGAAAAGCGTgtaatgaaataaaaatgatttgattAGAGCATCCACAATAGACTCTACAAAGTACAAATGTGGAGACCCAAAATTGTGACTTCACAAAAATTGGTGGATTTATCTTGTGGATTGGTATTTATCTTCAACACACTGCATTTTAAGTTCAAACTCTCTCCGTCCTTGTAATTTAGATGAATTTGAATGCCTAGTGTACGGTTGCCCAAAATCCGTCTAGAATATTGCGATTGCTGGGATTCTTTAAATGATAAGAATAAACCATCACGCTGATCGGACCGGAATGATTTAATTAGCTGTTAAcagtttattaattaaaaagatACATGGAAGGCTGTTTACCGCATTTTGATAGGAAAGTCTACGCTTTTACGATATAAAGTTCAATAGAATGGCTAGTTCTTTCAGCCAAAACACATAGATCTTACAAGTATTTTACACATTGGAGTTTCTTAGATCTCATAGTACCAACAACGCATAAATATAGTAGGCATATTGATTTATTGTTGATGGTAAAATTAACTAAGCTGTGGGATAAGAGGCAGCCATAGCAATGCCACAAAGTCCTTCTCCCGCAGCAACATCTCTCTGCATTCTTATGTATCCAGCTTCACCCCATTCCGTACCCCATGAGTTCTTCACTAGCCAATACTTGGTCCCATCCTCGCTCACGCCATAACCAACAGCGGTAACACCATGGTCAAGGCTCGTTCCACAGGTCCCGGTAAAGACACCACTAGAATAGAACTGGAAGTCAGAACCACTAGCATCAATGGCAACAGAAACAGGTTGGTGAGCTACTGCGGTAAGAAGGGCCTTTTCACTGTTTGCAGGGACATCTTCAAAGCCAGTTATCTTAGCTGCACGGCTGGCTTCCTTCTTGGCGTTACATGTACCATCAACGCCGTCGTAAGGGTAATTAGCTTCTGTGCTAATCCCGCGATTTTGTTGGATGAACTGGAAGGCATCATCCATCAAGCCGCCCTCACATCCTTGGTCTTCACCAGCGGTATCACAATCAACGAGCTCTTGCTCAGACAAAGAGATCAATTTCCCAGTTGTAAGCTGTGTAATTCCTTCCGTGGCGGCCACTGCTGAAAAAGCCCAACAGCATCCTGTATTTTGATATTGGATCTAAAAGTAGTTAGAACAAGTATCaaacaaaaccatttaatatgaacaaataaaaaataagctaGACGTTTATATAACTACCGCATTGGCCTTGGTCCTTGATGGGGGTTACAGCTCCTTTCTTTCTCCAATCCATTGTTGCTGGTAATGATGCAGTCAAATTTTCATATTTGAAAGAAGTCTTCGTGGAGCACTCGTGTCCCTTGAATCCATTTCTTGAGGCTTTGAACTCTTCATTTGTAAGGTCTGCAAATTGATTGACACTTAATCTGTAAGGTTTGTTGGCATCCTTATTAGAAGATTCTATAAACCCCACATTTTCCTTAAATATCTTGAAACGAGTCTCCTTCTCATTAACGTCGTTATATACGCGACCATAACGAGTCAACCATTGCTCGTATCTCCCATACATCGATGCATCTTGTAGAGTGCGAGAAGTGGCTCCGGATGACCAGGCCCCCAGCATGAGGATCAAGCTCAAGCACATATATTTCCACGGCTGCAGGTTAATGAACCCCATGTTAGCCAGCTAGCTAGTGTACTGGAATGAAGCAGCTAAGTTTTGATTAAGTAAATGATATGAGCAGGTAATACTGAAATGGTACGCTGCTTGGATTTATATACTAGTCGATCCAGGTACTACATAATGGCCTCTCGATGGATCTATCGCCGTGCCCCAAAAATTGATTTGCAATATACGTATACGTGCCCTAGAATGTATGTTGATATGGACCTGTAAGATTATATGTTAATCTTTAATATAATTTGGGTTTGACGCTAAACCTTTATCTTTTTGTGTGGTAATGTTGATATGGGTCCTTAACTTTAAGATTGTATGTTGATATGGGTCCTTAACTAAACAACAAGGGATAATACTAATACAATTAATTATGTCTTATAATTCAGAAGGCGTTCATTACGGTTTTGTAATCTTTGAAGTTTCAAAATTTCTGATGTATGGAAAACCCTGGCATAGATTATTTTATTGCTCAATTGGTTCGTGCATTGGTTTGAGCATGGTAGTCTCACTCACTCTTCCATATTATAACATGCATGTGTTTGGCTAGAGTTTATACTTCTAAGGGTTCATTTGCTGAGCAATTCgtttccattttttattttcacttctttttcaaattgaaaactaaaagcaTATTTGACAACTACTTTAAATACTAAACACCAAAAAGCGAAAGCTAcccttttttaagttttaaaaaattCTGAATTTCagtttattgtttttgttttttttattggaatCTTAATGAAACACTCCTAGTACTATCCACTTATacctttattttatcattttgattaaaactaaaatttttaaggactttttgttagttttttttcttttctcagtttctattttatgttttataaaaaattaatagtaTTTACTGGACAAACTTTAAAAAACTAAACAGTTAAATGGTTATCAAACCGACAATTAAtgtacatgacatgtatgcaccAAAAGCTCTTGGGGCATCAGGAACCACGTTCCTTTGCATAACAAGGAATCCTAACTAAGAGGGTATTCTCCCCAACGACAACCGGGAAGAGACAATTTTGGCCAGAATACGAACAAGTGATACTTGTACAGTCCTTTTGGTGAGAATTTTAGCTGGATAATCGTCAGATGGTATGTAATAAACTTGATGAGAACCCAAATGGATCCGCTCACAAACAAAATGATATTCAAACTTAATATGTGTAGTGTGGGCACATATGAAACATCAAATTGGCAGTCACGTAAGTGTTGCTTAGGTTATTAGAATACAATAATATTGACATAAACTTGGGAAAATCATGGAAGACAACGCAGGGTATAAGAACAAGCACCAGCGCGATATTACTCgaacaaatgaaaatgatacgaTTAGAGCATCTACAGTGGACTCTACAAATGTGGAGACCAAAATTTGTAACTTCACAAAAACTAGTGGATTTCTCTTGTCGATTGGTCTTCATCATCATTCGAATTAGACTATCTCCATCCCTTCCTGTAATTTAGATGAATTTGAATCGCCCTAGTGTGCGGTTGCTCAAAATCTGTCTAGAATATTGCAATTCCTGGGATTCTTTAAATGATAacaattgttgtgctaggatagcaccaaaccaattgggaaccaactcaagctactccacaggaaatatatcaaatgaaatgcaagaatgtaatataaaagacaccaagattttaatgAGGTTCCTTAATAGTCAGTGTAATTGGAGTATGTCCTGTCCTTGGAGCaataggagctcacccaataatccactatcaaccaaatgggagtttacaaagtgttggcaatctcacaacccaaaaccccaatacacTCACTAACtctcactcaccaaagaaacaaatagataagagaatatagtgaataatttcttctctatacaaagctcaaagctaatacgcaaatacaactttgattgagtgagtactaacaaagaaataaaatcacctttctttcttctcttcaaaatgGAAGCCGTGgcacctttttttcttcttttctgctACTAAAAAACAAAGGCAGCTGCTGCTACCAATTAAAACCCTAGCCACACTCGTGGCTTTTCAAAATGGGCTAAATAAAAGGCCCACTTAATGGGCTAGTGAGATTAACTTAAGGCCCAATGTAATTTGGCCATaaatccaacaatctccaccttggccaaatTCCGAAAGCGCCATGATGAGCCAAACCAACATAATCAACAATCAACACAAAACCACTCTAGAAAGTAGCAAGAGAATAACTCAAGCCTagccaaaatgctccaaatctCCTACTGCTTAACTCCTTCTTTATATAGGtaaaatgtgagccaagtttaagcaatgaacaaacttggctacaccaacaacctttgtcaacatatcagcagggttgtctttagttggaatcttctggagaatgataTCCTGTTCACCAACAACTTCACAAACAAAGTGATAatgcacatctatgtgcttggtcctcacatgatgaacctgatacttagtcaaataaatggcactctgactatcacaatgcaCCTCCACCTGTTTCTaatcaacccccaaatctcgAATCAgtccatgtatccaaatggcctcaTTTATAGCTTCGGCAACAACCATATATTCAGCATCTGTAGCGGACAAGGCAACAGAAGACTGCAAAATAGACCTCCAACAAATtggccctttagccatagtaaacacatagcttGTAGTAGACTTCTTTTTATCCAAATCATCTGCATAATCTGAAagcataaccaactgcaaagtgaccaataccagagccatccctctcaaagcataaaccaacatctcgagtaccatggagatacctTAATATCCAATTAGCTAcatgccaatgctctttaccaggattatgcatatatcgactctccataccaactgcatgagcaatatccggtctagagcataccattacgtacatcaaactaccaaccaaatttgcgtatggtatatttttcatttgcagcttctcctTATTAGTTTTATACATTGTAGAGAacacaatttaaaatgaggagccaaaggaGTACTAACcagtttggttgaatcatgaactccaaacttccgaatcaacttctcagggtattgtctttgattcaagcATACCAAACCCTTTTCTCTATCTCTAATGATCTCCATGCCAATGATCTTCAAcctaggacaatctttcttccaatggcctTTATTATGACAAAAAgcacattcatccctttccaaaCTTTCTCTACCTTTAGAAGTTCCTCTAGGTCGAGAAAGTGATTTTTTCTTACTAGAGAAAGATCTCCTCTCTAATGACCTACCTCTAACAAATCTAAACTAGAGGATGTCTGCCATTCATATTGTTGTCACTCAACAATCTTTTCTTTGTAAAAGAACAagtccaaaacaccaaaaaaaatttcataccCGGAACATAAGTGGTATACTACGTATCATTATATaagtaaagttttattttttgagttgtTAGTTTTTTAATAACACGTAGTGTATCACTCTGCGTTTTGGTTACcttgaaaaatctcttcaaaACACTAAGGACAAAAGCTatgtaataattaataaaattcttTATTCCACAACAATGTGACAACTAAAAAGAAACAAtcatctttgtgaggatttcggGGATCCTCACATCgtgttcgtttatcgtacatcgtgcggtcagaaatcaatttaaatatttttatttaaaattaaacacaaacaatacCCGACGAAAACTGGTTggacgatatacaatgaacagaggatcaggagaggatccttatACAAAAGAAACCACCATAGCTACTTGTGTTTGcagcttcattttttttcatgctTTTTCCAACAGTGTCTGCTTTTTTAAGTAAAGGGTTAACTGAAGTTGGAAATGAATCATCTTCaaatcccttccaccaaatccacctCATCAATTAATccggacccttgaaatttgatcaaacggctacaaacatggggtttttttttaaaagttataataattttagctgttgaatcaaattttaagggtCCGAATTAATTGATGGAATGAATTTGATGGAAGGGATCCATATCCCTTTCCACTGAAGTTAATCAAAAGGTTTAGGAGATTATGTAACAACATCAAAGGCGTTGTCGTTTAAGCAAGTGACCATCTAAACTATTATTAGAGTCCTTTGTTGagattaggggtgggcaaacggggcATGGACCCGCGGGTAGGAGTGGGTTCAAGCGGTTCGGGGCGGgtccaattttttaaaatcgGAAACGGGATGGGACGGGGCGGTTCCACGTTATTTGCGGGGCGGGGCGAGTCCTAATTGCTAAGGAAACGAGTCCCCGACCCAGACCGTTTCCACCATTgaaaaatatgagatttaacctAGTCCGTTGATCAAATCTCTGCATTAAAACATATATCAGGGTCCATCTCTCTGACTCTCTCAGACCTGTCTCTCCGACTCTCTCAGACCTCGCACAGTCGCACTCACTCCCTGAATCTCCTCTTATCTCTCGTTTCAGGCCTCGATAAGGCGTCATCTCCGTCCATTCCCCCACTTTCTCGTTCTCCCTCCCACCTCTACTGAACTTGACTCATTGAGACTGTGTCGACATTAATCGGGGAAGAACACTACAACCACACCATCGCGAGTTTTGGCCACCACCACACCATCCTCGCCATTGAGAGCACCACCACCATCCTACAAATCCCTGGGTAAtttatgaattagggtttctgatttaggaatttagggtttttgcaTAAGCTTTTCAATTGATTTAGGAATTATGTGGGTTTCTTATTTGGGAATTTAGGTTTTTTGGGGCTGTGATTGCATAAGTTTTTCGATTCATTATATGGACTGCTGTGATTTGATTACTTGTTGAAACTTTTCGattggttttgaattttatGGATCTGCTTATAAATTGTAGATTTTAAGTTGTTGGTATTTTaatttgttacaattttttGAAGATATTTATTTTTGAACTAAAATTGGTAATTGAAGCTGCAATCTTGATGTTTGTAAGTCAAATATGAGTTTGTAGATTGAATTTGTATGATGTTCTTCAAAGATGAATTACATTCAAAGCTTTATACAAGATGTATCTTCAACCATCCTTGGAAGAGAAAAGGCTATTGTGGTTAATCTAGAGCATATTCGATGTATTATTACGACCGATGACGTTCTGCTATTGTGGTTAATTTGCCACATTTTGTTTAGCTCAAGTACCACAGATGCTTGAACTGGCATTGAGACATGGTGCAAAATTGGCTATAGAACTTCATTCATTTACTGGTACATTTAATTTTGCCTTTCTTTTACGATTATATTTATGTTTGGTTAATGAAATCTAGTGTTGTCCGTTGAATGCAAAAATGTCATTTGTTTTAGTGGGAGACTAGGCTATGTCGAATCATACTTCTTCTAGCcttttattttacaatgatAGGATCAAGGGTCTGTGTACCCTCTTGTCAAGGTGCTATTGTAATACCAAATATTGTTATTATTAAAGGAAAgtgttttgttttcattttgttttcctCTTTTCTTAGTCTCTATATGATGCCAAACAACAGTATGGTTGTACTCTTTCACTAGTTGAAGAGATGAAGTTGCTGAGGATTTAGAAATTCAGTGAATTTGTACAGTCCATTACATAAGGATTTATATAGTTTTGAGTTCAGTGCCTTATTGGTGACTGATAATGATACTTGCCGAGTTCCCACATCCGGTTTattaatatgtgtgtgtgtgtgtgtataaaaatatataagaatTGATGTGCAGCGCAtcctcaatttaaaaaaaaatagctcaTGTGTGTAGAAGCTTGTGAAACAGATCTTGTAATTTTCTACAACATGTCTCTGTTGCTGTGCAGtatataaattacaaaaaaaaaaaaaaaagagttggacCCATGGACCCGTCCTGAATCGGCTCGTTTAAAACGGGCCGGGTTAGATCCGGTTCCTAAACTCAAAATCCCTCTACCCGGCCCGTCCCGCCCCGTACTGTTTAAAACGAGTAAGGTTCGGTTCCTTCAAAATTGGGCCTGGCCCCACCCGTGCCCACCCTTAGTTGAGATACTTGATGGGAAAGACAACGTCAATTATCATGGACTTTTGCATTAAGAGGACCCACGTCATAGAATAGTTTGGGATAAATAATGACAGCAAAGTCTAGAGAGGATGAATTTTTTTGGGAATTTATTGTTAGTGGTCCATTATTCACATGAAAAATATATTCACCTAACAAAAAAGGTAATATATGTCCTGAATTGTTATATagttagagcaactccaccgtgTGGAGTAGCCCGATGGACCGGCTCTAGAACAAGGGGCAATAGCCCCAGTAATCATGTCTAGCCTATGGGGGCGATTGCGCAGGAGGGGGCCTAAACGAGAGGTCCGGCAAGAATTGGTGGCCTGAGAGCCCGAGGGCCAAGTGACGTCAAGGCGACGTCAGccacaatataaaattaataaaaatataaaatattaattaaaaaaaaagtaaaaaattaataaattttttttaaaaaaaatgtaaaacccAGCAGGCTTTGAACTCAACGACTCTCGCCGGAGTTCGTCGCCGTGGTTGATGATACACCCACAGACAAATGGCAGAGACTAAACCCAAAGGTTTCAACTCAAAACACATCAAAAACCATAGAATAACTCAAGCAATTGAAGTAGGGCAATAACCTCACCTGGGTTTGAGCAATGGAAGCTTGaagctctcggcttcaatggTGGATCACCCAAATGGTGCTCTGATGATGCATGCAAGGATACATTCGAGTTCCTCTCATCCAAGGGATTGCGATTTCAGAGTTTGTTAGTTTGATTTGCTTCGGTTTCGAAGAAGAGGAATGATGAGAGTTCTCGGAGCTGTAGAAAGAGAATGAAAGGGTCGAGAGAttaaagagagagaggtttCAGAAATGAGGGGGAAGGGTTGCAtcggtagagagagagagagagagagaaagtataaGGGAAATGAGACAGAGAGCTAGGTGAGGGAACTGGTCAAAGTAAAAGAAATCCCACAagtaattattttgtattattttacaaaataaaaaatacaaatattttattacctattgtcatggctattcagtgtaggggtggagatgcaaaatgtagttactgttcattggagaCTATTCAATAGTGACTTGCCTTAGGGGGCCTTTGcaacggtggagttgctcttagagtTTTTGTCTTTACATATATCAAACAAGGTATATAAAAGATTGATGACAAGAAAGCCGCCTATAATCTAGGGCATGTTTATTATAAAAGATTAAACTGTTAGGGATAGTCTTATAAATTTAGAgaaattatattcacacacctcaaattacttctcctacacctttctaattttttaatattttctacacaccactaacacttgatagaaaaatattaaaaaattaaaaaggtgtgagagaagtaatttggggtgtgtgaatataatctccctAAATTTAAGGCATATTGAAGATATATgagaattttattattattattattattattattttgaggGGATTagaagatgatcaaacatgttgaaaacttatttattcCAATACTACCATCTCAAGTAATCATTGTCCTACCTCAAGGGGCTAGTTTGGgattattgtgtttttttttttaactgtttCCGTTGtattgtaaaaataaatatatgtgaAAAAAAGCAGATAAGTGTTTGGGTAAATTGTAGTGTTAAGAGGCCTTTTAGCACAAGAAAAGATGGGGGTATGATTGTCaaaatgaatgttttttttttggacaaaaataaaagtttcattaattgatattgttcacttgcctccaattaaaaaaataacgTTTTTTTTGAGAGGCATATGTAGAGATGCTTCTACTTTTTGCTGCTTTGGACCCatgattttgaaagaaaaacaaaatactttttttttatttactaacCACAATTAAGGCCTCAACGTTTTTCATAAgcagctttaaaaaaaaaatttaagcaaCCTCAAACCAACCCTAAGttggtcataaattatttattcTTTCTAATCCAATCGTCTAAATTATTTATTCTTCTTAATCCAATCACGTATACAAAACGAGAACTATTTGCATTGATTTTGAATGGGATAATTTAAAATACATGGATTAAGGCTGACTTCCATGGGGCTAAAATCTTTCAATAATTGAATGGTAATGAGGGCAGAACTCAGAAGATAACTAGAAAGtggaggaaaaaaataaaaaa
This window harbors:
- the LOC126583176 gene encoding senescence-specific cysteine protease SAG39-like, with product MGFINLQPWKYMCLSLILMLGAWSSGATSRTLQDASMYGRYEQWLTRYGRVYNDVNEKETRFKIFKENVGFIESSNKDANKPYRLSVNQFADLTNEEFKASRNGFKGHECSTKTSFKYENLTASLPATMDWRKKGAVTPIKDQGQCGCCWAFSAVAATEGITQLTTGKLISLSEQELVDCDTAGEDQGCEGGLMDDAFQFIQQNRGISTEANYPYDGVDGTCNAKKEASRAAKITGFEDVPANSEKALLTAVAHQPVSVAIDASGSDFQFYSSGVFTGTCGTSLDHGVTAVGYGVSEDGTKYWLVKNSWGTEWGEAGYIRMQRDVAAGEGLCGIAMAASYPTA